The following are encoded together in the Arthrobacter sp. Y-9 genome:
- the thiS gene encoding sulfur carrier protein ThiS — translation MNITVNGERRAVGEDATVAVLVSQVTGREILADGRAADGRRVGMAVARNATVIPRSLWSGTVLEDGDELELVTAVQGG, via the coding sequence ATGAACATCACGGTGAACGGCGAACGGCGCGCCGTGGGGGAGGACGCCACGGTAGCGGTCCTGGTCTCCCAGGTGACCGGACGCGAGATCCTGGCGGACGGAAGGGCAGCGGACGGCCGCCGCGTCGGGATGGCCGTGGCCCGGAACGCCACCGTGATCCCGCGGAGCCTGTGGTCCGGGACCGTGCTGGAAGACGGCGACGAACTGGAACTCGTGACCGCGGTGCAGGGAGGCTGA
- a CDS encoding thiazole synthase, which produces MTEMLQDQGLDPLVVDGVELGSRLIMGTGGAPSLDGLGAALVASGTELTTVAMRRYSPAQSGSLFQLLVDQGIRVLPNTAGCFTARDAVLTAELAREALETDWVKLEVIADEHTLLPDAVELVDATEQLVSRGFKVFAYTNDDPVLALRLEQLGAAAVMPLGAPIGTGLGILNPHNIEVIVSRASVPVVLDAGIGTASDAALAMELGCDAVLLATAVTRAQDPVRMATAFRHAVTAGRLARLAGRIPRREHALASSSMEGRAEFL; this is translated from the coding sequence ATGACGGAGATGCTGCAGGACCAGGGGCTCGATCCCTTGGTGGTCGATGGAGTGGAGCTGGGGTCCCGGCTCATCATGGGCACGGGAGGGGCGCCGAGCCTGGACGGTCTGGGCGCCGCGCTCGTCGCCTCCGGGACGGAACTCACCACCGTGGCGATGCGGCGGTACAGTCCGGCGCAGAGCGGCTCCTTGTTCCAGCTGCTCGTGGACCAGGGGATCCGCGTTCTGCCGAACACGGCCGGGTGCTTCACGGCGCGCGACGCCGTGCTGACCGCGGAACTGGCGCGCGAGGCCCTGGAGACGGACTGGGTGAAGCTCGAGGTCATCGCCGACGAGCACACGCTGCTGCCGGACGCCGTGGAACTGGTGGACGCCACCGAGCAGTTGGTCTCCCGCGGCTTCAAGGTCTTCGCCTACACGAACGACGACCCGGTCCTGGCGCTGCGCCTCGAGCAGCTCGGCGCCGCCGCCGTGATGCCGCTGGGCGCCCCGATCGGCACGGGGCTGGGCATCCTCAATCCGCACAACATCGAAGTGATCGTCTCGCGGGCCTCTGTTCCCGTGGTGCTCGACGCCGGCATCGGCACGGCGTCCGACGCGGCGCTCGCCATGGAACTGGGCTGTGATGCGGTGCTCCTGGCCACGGCCGTCACCCGTGCGCAGGATCCGGTCCGCATGGCGACCGCCTTCCGGCACGCCGTGACGGCGGGCCGCCTGGCCCGCCTCGCCGGCCGTATCCCGCGCCGCGAGCACGCACTGGCCTCCTCCAGCATGGAGGGCCGGGCCGAGTTCCTCTGA